A single window of Nitrospiria bacterium DNA harbors:
- a CDS encoding alkaline phosphatase family protein produces MALLQNLKSSLTTSKMKKVVILGLDGAPYTLMQKFIQDGTMPHLAQIVKEGTLSQMDTSIPEVSSVAWTTFFTGVNPAKHGIFGFMDLKANSYDMYFPNSHNIKSKPIWEIIGEHGKRSIVVNVPSTYPAKPLNGALISGFVAIDLAKATYPSSLLPKLEKVNYQLDVDATKARESLEVFVEDLDKVFAAREKILWDLLINEQWDLFIGVITETDRMHHYLWVAIEDPQHKFHGFFKSFYSKVDRFIGKVYEWFQGKGVFMIMSDHGFCKIQKEVYLNHWLVSNDYLRFSRENPQSYLDIDKGTKAFNMDPARIYIHLRGKYPSGCISPGKEYDSLREELKSRLMELKVDGFPVVKTVYFKEELFNGSFINDAPDILLLPNWGYDLKGTISKQSLTGNSLLTGMHTQNDSTFYISVKNAFSNRVNIVNIAPTVVKALGIESNQDFDTPSLI; encoded by the coding sequence ATGGCATTATTACAAAATTTAAAATCAAGCCTTACCACTTCTAAGATGAAAAAAGTTGTTATCCTTGGATTGGATGGAGCCCCATATACTTTGATGCAAAAATTCATACAGGATGGGACAATGCCTCATTTGGCTCAAATTGTGAAGGAGGGGACACTTTCTCAAATGGATACGAGTATCCCAGAGGTCTCCTCTGTGGCTTGGACCACTTTTTTCACGGGAGTGAACCCGGCAAAGCATGGAATTTTTGGCTTTATGGATTTAAAGGCAAATAGTTATGATATGTATTTCCCAAATTCCCACAACATAAAATCAAAACCCATTTGGGAAATAATAGGAGAGCATGGTAAACGCTCTATTGTTGTTAATGTCCCTTCTACCTATCCCGCGAAACCTCTGAATGGGGCCCTTATATCTGGTTTTGTCGCCATAGACTTAGCAAAAGCAACATATCCCTCTTCCTTACTGCCAAAGCTTGAAAAAGTGAATTATCAACTTGACGTGGATGCAACAAAAGCACGGGAATCATTAGAGGTTTTTGTGGAGGATCTTGATAAGGTTTTTGCTGCCCGGGAAAAAATCCTATGGGACCTTCTCATCAACGAGCAATGGGATCTTTTTATTGGGGTTATTACTGAAACAGATCGGATGCATCACTACCTTTGGGTGGCCATTGAAGATCCTCAACATAAGTTTCACGGTTTTTTTAAGTCTTTTTATTCTAAGGTTGATCGATTCATAGGAAAAGTCTATGAGTGGTTCCAAGGAAAAGGTGTCTTTATGATCATGTCTGATCACGGCTTCTGTAAAATTCAGAAGGAGGTTTACCTTAATCATTGGTTGGTTTCGAACGACTACCTGAGATTTTCTAGAGAAAACCCTCAATCCTATTTGGATATTGATAAAGGTACAAAAGCATTCAACATGGATCCTGCAAGAATTTATATTCATCTAAGGGGCAAATATCCCTCCGGCTGCATTTCACCGGGTAAGGAATATGACTCCCTTCGAGAGGAGTTAAAATCCCGATTAATGGAATTAAAGGTCGATGGTTTTCCCGTGGTTAAAACAGTTTACTTTAAGGAGGAGCTTTTTAATGGTTCCTTTATAAACGACGCCCCCGATATTCTTCTCCTTCCAAATTGGGGATATGACCTGAAGGGTACCATTAGTAAACAATCGCTTACAGGAAATAGCCTTTTGACCGGAATGCACACCCAGAATGATTCCACTTTTTATATCAGTGTAAAAAATGCTTTTTCTAACCGGGTCAATATTGTGAATATCGCTCCTACCGTTGTGAAGGCATTGGGGATTGAGTCGAATCAGGATTTTGATACCCCTTCCCTAATTTAA
- a CDS encoding GTP-binding protein produces MKRFTITLLGHKDHGKSTLIGRLLYDTKSVMEDRTEEVREYCKTVGKPFEYAFLLDSFEEERRDGMTIDVIHAQVKGKKNIYDCIDVPGHRELLKNMLSGASHADAGILIVSAKEGLEEQTGHHLRLANWLGLASLIVVVNKMDHVEYQQEVFEEMVSKIKALEKTPILGPKVDFIPISAYKGDNVVARSSQMPWYTGRTLFEHMEGLEVQNSFLNLPLRLPVQDVYENKAGERILAGKVESGEIHVGQEVVFVPSNGKATIRSIMGVDKNQKTAMPGENIGLVLDRNLPSVHRGEVCCLPESVAQVTREATAHAILLEEVPNNLVLECGPSRTECEFETLAQAEIGEVCIVKLKFKDPLIVERGKTSLGRMALKSKGKIIGVAVVN; encoded by the coding sequence ATGAAACGATTTACCATTACACTGTTGGGCCATAAGGACCATGGCAAGTCCACCTTGATTGGCCGTCTTCTATATGACACTAAAAGCGTAATGGAAGACCGCACTGAAGAGGTGAGGGAGTATTGCAAGACAGTTGGGAAACCATTTGAGTACGCTTTTTTATTGGATAGCTTTGAGGAAGAGCGAAGAGATGGGATGACGATTGATGTAATTCACGCTCAGGTCAAAGGTAAAAAAAATATTTATGACTGTATCGACGTTCCTGGGCACAGAGAACTCCTCAAGAACATGCTCAGTGGTGCCTCTCATGCTGATGCGGGAATTTTGATTGTTTCAGCTAAGGAGGGTTTAGAGGAACAGACCGGCCACCATTTACGATTAGCAAATTGGCTTGGGCTTGCTTCCCTAATCGTCGTGGTTAATAAAATGGACCATGTGGAGTATCAGCAAGAGGTTTTTGAGGAGATGGTTTCAAAGATCAAGGCATTGGAGAAGACACCAATCCTTGGCCCAAAAGTGGATTTTATTCCCATTTCCGCTTATAAGGGAGATAATGTGGTGGCCCGTTCGTCACAGATGCCTTGGTACACGGGGAGGACCCTTTTTGAGCATATGGAAGGATTAGAGGTTCAGAATTCATTCTTGAATCTCCCCTTGCGGTTACCGGTTCAAGATGTGTACGAGAATAAGGCAGGCGAACGGATCCTTGCAGGGAAGGTAGAAAGTGGGGAGATTCATGTGGGGCAAGAGGTTGTTTTTGTCCCTTCCAATGGAAAGGCGACCATTCGTTCCATCATGGGAGTGGATAAAAATCAAAAAACTGCCATGCCCGGGGAAAATATTGGTTTAGTGTTAGACCGGAATCTACCCTCCGTTCACCGGGGGGAGGTTTGTTGCCTTCCTGAGAGTGTTGCACAGGTCACGCGCGAGGCAACTGCCCATGCGATCTTGCTTGAAGAAGTTCCAAATAACCTTGTTTTGGAATGCGGCCCCTCAAGGACCGAATGTGAGTTTGAGACTTTGGCTCAGGCTGAAATTGGTGAGGTTTGCATAGTAAAGCTCAAATTTAAAGATCCCTTGATTGTGGAAAGAGGCAAAACCTCTTTAGGGCGAATGGCCTTAAAAAGCAAGGGAAAGATTATTGGGGTTGCCGTAGTAAATTAA
- the cysD gene encoding sulfate adenylyltransferase subunit CysD → MSEVNELKELEAKSIFTIREAHARFENLAALWSTGKDSTVLVALARKAFFGRVPFPLIHIDNGIDFPETYEFRERLAKEWGLDLLVPKSVIKDDLSGVRCCGSNKTDALKGLMGERNFDGLFVSIRRDEHGIRGKERYFSPRDKEFRWDYKNQAPEIWDFISQTEDASHIRIHPLLHWTELDMWVYIKQEKIPVNPLYFSRNGNRYRSLGCTQCTVGIDSHASTIDEIIEELKTTTTSERAGRMQDKEQENVMQRLRALGYM, encoded by the coding sequence ATGAGTGAGGTAAATGAATTAAAGGAGTTGGAAGCAAAGAGTATCTTTACGATTCGAGAAGCCCATGCGCGGTTTGAGAATCTAGCAGCCCTTTGGTCAACAGGAAAGGATTCAACCGTTTTGGTTGCTTTGGCGAGAAAGGCGTTTTTCGGTCGTGTTCCTTTTCCTTTGATTCATATTGATAATGGAATCGATTTTCCAGAAACCTATGAATTCAGGGAGAGGCTAGCAAAGGAATGGGGCCTAGATCTGCTGGTACCCAAAAGTGTGATCAAGGATGACTTGTCAGGCGTCAGGTGCTGTGGCTCAAATAAAACCGATGCGCTTAAGGGTTTGATGGGGGAGCGGAACTTTGATGGTCTTTTCGTTTCAATCCGGCGAGATGAACATGGAATTCGGGGGAAAGAGAGGTATTTTTCTCCAAGAGATAAGGAGTTTAGGTGGGATTACAAAAACCAGGCTCCGGAAATTTGGGATTTTATTTCTCAGACGGAGGACGCTTCACATATCAGGATTCATCCTTTACTGCATTGGACCGAATTGGATATGTGGGTTTATATTAAACAGGAGAAGATACCTGTAAATCCTCTCTACTTTTCCCGAAATGGTAACCGCTACCGTAGTCTGGGCTGTACACAATGCACCGTGGGGATTGATTCCCATGCCTCCACTATTGATGAAATTATTGAAGAGCTTAAAACAACAACCACTTCTGAGAGAGCGGGTCGAATGCAGGACAAGGAGCAGGAGAATGTCATGCAGCGCCTTCGAGCTTTGGGGTATATGTAA
- a CDS encoding transcription termination/antitermination NusG family protein — MGDSEVYWYAVHTKPNRENFAELNLQRLGIETFCPRFQQERIIRRNRKTVTRPLFPGYFFARFNLSQHYRMVAFAHGVKSLVAFGSFPVKVEEEIIGSIKIRCKDGYVIIKNSSFVEGQVVRIQQGPLQGFEAVFQQELPDHQRAMLLLRTISFHARVTVDLGHVVGS, encoded by the coding sequence ATGGGTGATAGTGAAGTTTATTGGTATGCAGTACATACTAAACCCAACCGAGAAAATTTTGCAGAATTGAATTTACAAAGGCTTGGAATAGAGACATTTTGTCCCCGATTTCAACAGGAAAGGATTATTCGGAGAAACAGGAAAACGGTTACGCGTCCTCTTTTTCCGGGTTATTTTTTTGCAAGGTTTAATCTGAGCCAACACTACAGAATGGTGGCTTTTGCCCATGGGGTGAAAAGCCTTGTTGCTTTTGGATCTTTTCCAGTGAAAGTTGAGGAAGAAATTATTGGATCAATCAAGATCCGATGTAAAGACGGGTACGTCATTATTAAAAATTCCTCTTTTGTGGAAGGGCAAGTAGTTCGTATTCAACAAGGGCCCTTACAAGGGTTTGAAGCTGTTTTTCAACAAGAATTACCTGACCACCAAAGGGCAATGCTCTTATTGCGTACGATCTCGTTCCACGCCCGTGTTACAGTAGATCTTGGGCACGTGGTGGGTAGTTAA
- a CDS encoding nucleotide sugar dehydrogenase produces MSKRLKAAKIEDLEFEGLIQNKEAKIGIVGLGYVGLPLLLEFAKSGFTVTGIDIDTQKVKLLEKGKSYIQDVSDKELNPFIEMKRINPTSSFEVIERLDAVIICVPTPLVKTKDPDLSHVVSAAKEIKKWLGKGQLIILESTTYPGTTEEIVLPILSEKGKKVGRDFFLAFSPERVDPGNQEFQIQNTPKIVGGVTPFCTKLATQLYQSIVKKVIPVSSTMVAEMVKLLENTFRSVNIALVNEVALLSNKLGIDVWEVIDAAATKPFGFMPFHPGPGIGGHCIPVDPFYLSWKAKQNGFEARFIELAGKINGSMPEHVVNKITESLNDRSKSVRNSKLLVLGVAYKKDIDDIRESPALDILALLFKLGANLSYHDPYVPSLNVVNQILSSVNISKNPIKNYDCVIIVTNHSSFDYEMVVKESQLIIDTRNALKGFRQPHIVRL; encoded by the coding sequence ATGAGCAAGAGATTAAAAGCTGCCAAAATTGAGGATTTGGAATTTGAGGGATTAATCCAAAATAAAGAAGCAAAGATCGGAATTGTCGGTTTGGGTTATGTTGGTCTCCCTTTGCTCCTTGAATTCGCGAAATCGGGTTTTACGGTTACCGGAATTGATATTGATACCCAAAAAGTGAAATTGCTGGAAAAAGGAAAATCTTACATTCAGGACGTATCGGATAAAGAATTGAACCCCTTTATTGAAATGAAAAGGATAAACCCAACCTCATCCTTTGAGGTTATTGAGAGGTTGGATGCTGTCATTATTTGTGTTCCAACCCCTTTGGTTAAAACCAAAGATCCTGACCTTTCACATGTGGTTTCTGCGGCAAAAGAAATAAAGAAATGGTTGGGGAAGGGACAGTTGATCATTTTAGAGAGTACCACCTATCCTGGAACCACGGAGGAAATTGTGCTTCCGATTTTAAGCGAAAAAGGAAAAAAAGTTGGAAGAGATTTTTTTCTGGCCTTCTCCCCTGAGCGAGTTGACCCGGGAAACCAAGAATTCCAAATACAGAATACACCCAAGATTGTGGGAGGAGTAACTCCCTTTTGCACAAAATTAGCAACACAACTTTATCAAAGTATCGTTAAAAAAGTAATCCCCGTATCCTCTACAATGGTTGCGGAAATGGTAAAGTTATTAGAAAACACATTTAGAAGCGTCAATATTGCTTTGGTAAATGAGGTAGCCTTATTGAGCAATAAGCTGGGGATTGATGTTTGGGAGGTAATTGATGCCGCAGCTACCAAACCATTTGGGTTCATGCCCTTTCACCCGGGGCCGGGCATTGGGGGCCATTGCATTCCGGTTGATCCCTTCTATCTTTCCTGGAAAGCAAAGCAAAATGGGTTTGAGGCAAGGTTTATTGAACTCGCCGGAAAAATTAATGGCTCGATGCCGGAACATGTGGTGAATAAAATAACCGAAAGTTTAAATGATCGTTCGAAGAGCGTCAGGAATTCAAAGTTATTGGTCCTAGGTGTAGCTTATAAAAAGGATATAGATGATATTAGAGAATCTCCTGCTCTCGATATTTTAGCCTTGTTATTTAAGCTAGGGGCAAATCTTAGTTACCATGACCCTTACGTTCCCAGTTTAAACGTGGTAAATCAAATCCTTTCATCCGTAAACATTTCAAAAAATCCCATTAAGAATTATGATTGTGTCATCATCGTTACTAATCATTCATCTTTTGATTATGAAATGGTGGTTAAGGAGAGTCAATTAATTATCGACACAAGAAACGCTCTAAAAGGGTTCCGGCAACCTCATATTGTTCGATTATAG
- a CDS encoding TIGR03013 family XrtA/PEP-CTERM system glycosyltransferase: MLNIFGRLVILKNLIFFIIENLFILGVVLLGISFRKFFLSDSVVSFDHFFWKALLISVIFQLCLYYNDLYVLDEEIKGRKLILRLMQSLGVGCVILVVIYYIFPSAEIGRVSLFVSANFLFLIFFTLRVLYFKFMDIGKFKESVLIVGSGRLAKNVGEILHTKRDLGYKIVGFIDNDPEKLGKKIVNPGVIGDYKKLTQIIEQWNIKKVIVALPDRRGNLPLNELLQCKVKGIKIIDGVSFYEQISGKISVEELKPSWLIFSGGFKKPRSLQILKRLFDITFSIIGLFLAFPIFLLVPLLIRLGSPGPVFYRQERVGENGRIFTLLKFRSMTLNAESVSGPVWAKKDDPRVTRVGKILRKTRIDELPQMVNVLKGEMSFVGPRPERAHFIEELIEKIPYYSIRHTVKPGITGWAQIKFRYGSSVDDALEKLQYDLFYVKNMSLFFDLTVVFQTIKIVLIGAGAR, from the coding sequence ATGCTGAACATATTTGGGCGACTTGTTATCTTAAAAAATTTGATTTTTTTTATAATTGAAAACCTTTTTATTCTAGGGGTGGTATTACTAGGAATTTCTTTTAGGAAATTCTTTTTATCGGATTCGGTGGTTTCTTTTGACCATTTCTTTTGGAAGGCACTTTTAATTTCCGTAATATTTCAGCTCTGCCTTTATTACAACGATTTATATGTATTGGATGAAGAAATAAAAGGAAGAAAATTGATATTGCGATTGATGCAATCCTTGGGCGTAGGGTGTGTTATTTTAGTCGTTATTTATTATATTTTTCCTTCTGCTGAAATTGGGAGGGTGAGCCTATTCGTTTCAGCTAATTTCCTTTTTCTGATTTTTTTTACCCTTCGTGTACTCTATTTTAAATTTATGGATATAGGGAAGTTTAAAGAGTCGGTATTGATTGTGGGATCAGGCCGTCTTGCTAAAAATGTTGGTGAAATTCTACACACTAAAAGGGATCTAGGTTATAAGATTGTTGGCTTTATTGATAACGACCCAGAGAAACTGGGGAAAAAGATAGTTAATCCAGGTGTGATTGGGGATTACAAAAAATTAACCCAAATTATAGAGCAGTGGAATATTAAAAAGGTAATTGTTGCATTGCCGGACCGTCGTGGAAATTTGCCATTGAATGAGCTGTTACAGTGTAAAGTAAAAGGGATTAAAATAATTGATGGGGTTTCTTTTTATGAACAGATCAGCGGAAAGATCAGCGTGGAGGAACTTAAACCCAGTTGGCTGATTTTTTCAGGAGGGTTTAAAAAGCCACGAAGTTTGCAGATTTTAAAACGCCTATTTGATATAACTTTTTCTATCATAGGGCTTTTTTTGGCCTTTCCTATTTTCTTGTTGGTTCCACTGTTGATTCGATTAGGTTCTCCGGGGCCGGTTTTCTATAGACAAGAGCGCGTTGGGGAAAATGGGCGAATATTTACATTACTCAAATTCCGATCGATGACATTAAATGCTGAATCTGTTTCGGGGCCGGTTTGGGCCAAAAAAGATGATCCCCGAGTAACCCGGGTGGGAAAGATTCTTAGAAAAACCAGAATCGATGAATTACCACAAATGGTCAATGTGCTGAAAGGGGAAATGAGTTTTGTTGGCCCCAGGCCAGAGCGGGCCCATTTTATTGAGGAACTAATAGAAAAGATACCTTATTATTCAATTCGGCATACTGTGAAACCTGGAATTACTGGATGGGCTCAAATTAAATTTCGTTATGGTTCAAGTGTCGATGATGCTTTGGAAAAATTACAATACGATCTTTTCTACGTAAAAAATATGTCTCTGTTTTTTGATTTAACTGTGGTTTTCCAAACAATTAAAATTGTTCTCATTGGAGCAGGGGCCCGATAG
- a CDS encoding CpsD/CapB family tyrosine-protein kinase — protein sequence MKKEESFKILKINPESNREEIQKAFDLAVKEFIGLKNGRFLGTEEKMNLEKILTAYKLVMNKKNNGAHFSPYRFAGVKDEDFKYLKIDHRALTLSNSRKDLNVRREIVKGERKRKMDEHPIALLEPQSMASEQYRVLYSRFKHMNGEGKQKRIAISSSVKGEGKTTTSVNLGVTMAKDFNKKTLIIEGDLKKPDLHRYLKSPCGKGLVDILARNNSLEECIYPFLTEKLFMLPAGSNEKNSTRLLSLPKMAEALSQAEMEFEYIIIDSPPVLPLADMNIFSELVNGILFVVRAGMTPRDLVLKAFAGLPAEKVWAIVLNGMESGFTRYYGYPY from the coding sequence ATGAAAAAAGAAGAAAGTTTTAAAATTTTGAAAATTAACCCTGAGTCAAATAGGGAAGAAATACAAAAAGCCTTTGATTTGGCTGTTAAGGAATTTATTGGTCTTAAAAATGGTCGTTTTCTCGGAACAGAAGAAAAAATGAACCTTGAAAAAATTCTTACTGCTTATAAGTTGGTAATGAATAAGAAAAACAATGGAGCTCATTTTAGCCCATACCGTTTTGCCGGGGTCAAAGATGAGGATTTTAAATATTTAAAAATAGATCACCGGGCTTTAACGCTTTCAAATAGCAGGAAAGACCTAAATGTTAGAAGGGAAATTGTAAAAGGGGAGAGGAAAAGGAAAATGGATGAGCATCCGATCGCACTTTTGGAACCCCAGTCCATGGCCAGTGAACAGTATCGGGTTTTATATTCCCGATTCAAACATATGAATGGGGAAGGAAAACAAAAGCGCATTGCAATATCGAGTTCTGTAAAGGGGGAAGGAAAGACCACTACGTCTGTAAACCTGGGAGTTACCATGGCCAAGGATTTTAATAAAAAGACACTTATTATTGAAGGAGATTTAAAAAAACCGGATCTTCATCGATATTTAAAATCCCCATGTGGTAAAGGTTTGGTGGATATACTTGCGAGAAATAATTCATTGGAGGAATGTATCTATCCCTTTTTGACCGAAAAACTTTTTATGTTACCGGCTGGAAGCAATGAGAAAAATTCAACCAGACTTTTAAGTTTACCAAAAATGGCTGAGGCTCTTTCCCAGGCCGAAATGGAATTTGAATACATCATTATCGATTCACCTCCGGTTTTACCATTAGCCGACATGAATATTTTTTCGGAACTGGTGAATGGAATCCTATTTGTTGTTAGGGCAGGAATGACACCAAGAGACTTAGTCCTAAAAGCTTTCGCTGGTCTTCCTGCCGAGAAAGTGTGGGCAATTGTTTTGAACGGAATGGAATCCGGGTTCACAAGATATTATGGGTATCCCTATTGA
- a CDS encoding GNVR domain-containing protein, giving the protein MNNQFSPEIQKMIFQYIDVFFRRRYWIFFPIIVALGVSLGLSYWLPKAYRSTTMILVEPQIIPQDYVKSTVTTPISERLKTISQQVMSRTNLIKLRDELDLFPKEFAELGKESVVEKLQKNIQLDVVGKQAFSISFVGKDPEKVMNVTNRIASRFIEENLKVREQQAQVTTNFLQKELAEAKKQMDSLDENIRRFKEKNRGGLPSEIDSNLRTLDRLQINFQANRDLINSKEDRAQDLENQILKLKQEALNFTTNSASSIEEPNMPLQQLREKLKNLRIVYKENYPDVILLKKQIREMEAQLSQSTTKSNPTGDIPFLRENENYKRLLDQHQKILREIKDLEVTGKLLVEKIRGYETRVARTPMLEVELKKLQRDYDMSQGNYQNLLGKSINARLSENLEKRQQGERFRIIDPANLPEKPYKPNLRKLLLAGSFAGAASGFGLALLIEMLNPCFRQPEDLEGVMKGPLVVSIPKFSKYKKIKFRPIKEKKEGQKKFLNPKLFKE; this is encoded by the coding sequence ATGAATAACCAATTTTCACCTGAAATTCAAAAGATGATCTTCCAATATATTGATGTTTTTTTTAGACGTAGATATTGGATCTTTTTTCCAATCATTGTAGCCCTGGGGGTTAGCCTAGGGCTAAGTTATTGGCTCCCTAAAGCGTATCGGTCCACCACAATGATTTTAGTCGAACCCCAAATAATACCCCAGGATTACGTTAAATCAACTGTAACTACTCCAATTTCGGAACGGTTGAAAACAATTAGCCAGCAGGTAATGAGCCGGACCAATTTAATTAAACTGCGGGACGAATTGGACCTTTTTCCTAAAGAGTTTGCTGAGTTAGGAAAGGAATCGGTTGTTGAAAAGCTGCAAAAAAATATTCAATTGGATGTTGTAGGAAAACAGGCATTTTCGATCAGTTTTGTTGGAAAAGACCCTGAAAAAGTCATGAACGTAACCAATCGAATCGCTTCACGCTTCATTGAAGAAAACCTTAAAGTCCGGGAACAACAGGCCCAGGTTACAACCAATTTCCTTCAGAAAGAATTGGCGGAAGCCAAAAAACAAATGGACAGCCTTGATGAGAATATCAGAAGGTTTAAAGAGAAAAATAGAGGGGGATTGCCGAGTGAAATAGACTCAAACCTAAGAACCTTAGACCGGCTTCAAATTAATTTTCAAGCCAACAGAGATTTAATAAATTCAAAGGAAGATCGAGCCCAGGATCTAGAGAATCAAATTTTGAAATTGAAACAAGAAGCCCTCAATTTCACTACAAATTCAGCGTCTTCTATTGAGGAACCAAATATGCCGCTTCAACAATTAAGGGAAAAACTCAAAAATCTTCGGATTGTATATAAAGAAAATTATCCCGATGTCATCCTTTTAAAAAAACAAATACGGGAAATGGAGGCTCAGCTTTCCCAATCCACCACAAAATCAAACCCTACAGGTGATATCCCTTTTCTCCGGGAAAATGAAAATTACAAACGTCTCCTTGATCAACACCAGAAAATCTTAAGGGAGATTAAAGACTTGGAAGTGACCGGGAAACTTTTGGTAGAGAAGATTAGAGGCTATGAAACAAGAGTCGCTCGTACGCCAATGTTAGAAGTTGAACTTAAAAAACTCCAAAGAGATTACGATATGTCCCAAGGGAATTATCAGAACCTATTGGGGAAAAGTATAAATGCGAGGCTTTCGGAAAATCTCGAAAAACGGCAACAAGGGGAGCGTTTTCGCATCATTGACCCCGCCAATTTACCAGAAAAACCATATAAACCAAATCTTCGAAAGCTCCTGCTTGCTGGAAGTTTTGCTGGAGCAGCCTCAGGTTTCGGGCTTGCTTTATTGATTGAGATGTTGAATCCCTGTTTCAGACAACCTGAGGATTTAGAGGGTGTCATGAAGGGTCCTTTGGTTGTATCCATTCCAAAATTTTCTAAATATAAAAAAATAAAATTCCGTCCTATCAAGGAAAAAAAAGAAGGTCAGAAAAAATTTTTGAACCCAAAATTATTTAAAGAATGA
- a CDS encoding outer membrane beta-barrel protein, whose product MGTCEIVKGELIVEPAMSFTETFDDNIFSSGSDRESDYITSISPTLRVSYQWPLVSTALTYRGSLDVYADHSQLNRYNQNGGLDLNLDRLLNRFNKRGELTFTERFVITPDLPDYELDPGVVTGEDDGTQVGRNTAFRNHFGAEYRYQLSRRAQASLEYTNTLTEYSDPTLVDRFGQSLKSTYAYQLFRNDTMTLAARYQNVSFDGEDSSDTYLATLGWRHIFSSTFSFQVEGGVLHLAEAGTEEYRPFFSGNIDKGFLLERNTKINFSYNQDIRSTGLVNRLVQHQNVRVSLSKSFTQFLTGQMGGSYGTNKTIKGGEVDIQFFRLNATLNYLFNKWLSGNVSYTHNRQVSGGNLGEDLYRNRVQMQLLAIFPSF is encoded by the coding sequence ATGGGAACTTGCGAGATTGTAAAAGGTGAATTGATAGTGGAACCTGCTATGTCGTTCACAGAAACCTTTGATGACAATATATTTTCCAGCGGTTCTGACCGTGAATCTGATTATATTACATCTATATCGCCAACTTTAAGGGTCAGTTACCAGTGGCCTCTTGTGAGCACGGCTTTAACCTATAGAGGAAGTTTGGATGTTTACGCAGACCACTCCCAACTGAATCGTTATAACCAGAATGGGGGGTTGGACTTAAACCTTGATCGGCTCCTTAACCGTTTTAACAAGAGGGGAGAACTAACCTTTACCGAAAGATTTGTCATAACGCCTGATTTACCTGATTATGAGTTAGACCCCGGTGTGGTTACAGGTGAAGATGATGGAACCCAGGTAGGGAGAAACACGGCCTTTCGGAATCATTTTGGAGCAGAATACCGATATCAACTTTCTCGGCGCGCTCAGGCGTCTTTAGAATATACAAATACCCTTACAGAATATTCCGATCCAACTCTTGTGGATCGTTTTGGGCAATCGCTTAAGTCTACCTATGCCTACCAATTATTTCGAAATGATACAATGACCCTTGCTGCCCGCTATCAAAATGTTTCGTTTGATGGGGAGGACAGCTCCGATACTTATTTGGCCACTCTGGGATGGAGGCATATTTTTTCCTCCACTTTTAGTTTTCAGGTTGAGGGGGGAGTTCTTCATTTGGCCGAAGCTGGGACCGAGGAATATAGGCCTTTTTTTTCAGGCAATATCGATAAAGGTTTTTTGTTGGAAAGAAATACTAAAATTAATTTTTCATATAACCAGGATATTAGGTCAACCGGTTTGGTCAATCGCTTGGTTCAACATCAAAATGTAAGGGTATCACTTTCAAAGAGTTTTACACAGTTCCTTACCGGTCAAATGGGGGGAAGTTATGGTACGAATAAAACCATAAAGGGGGGGGAGGTTGACATTCAATTTTTTAGATTGAATGCAACATTGAACTATTTATTTAACAAATGGTTATCTGGAAATGTTTCTTATACCCATAACCGGCAGGTATCTGGTGGAAATCTGGGTGAAGATCTTTATAGAAACCGGGTTCAAATGCAACTTTTAGCGATTTTTCCGTCTTTCTAA